In Streptomyces chartreusis NRRL 3882, the following are encoded in one genomic region:
- a CDS encoding DUF6221 family protein: MPKSPDSEGVPRLMTVSEIALEHGVSRQTVHSYRTTRDDFPRPVEGEGSTRPRFRADEVAAWFAANPPRPGKRTDLATRDEGASMEATGIAVPPGAALEAAREFVQWLRAQLDEDERVARAATLGPWVQSGIGDYGWTVDFGRPGAGVETADTEQGLADADFIAVHNPARVLREIDAKRRILDLYATAVEDRLALRARMREVIHSDADEFGRLHLQESELIKTAECLAPVTRLLALPYADRPGYREEWEWRP; the protein is encoded by the coding sequence GTGCCCAAGAGCCCTGACAGCGAGGGGGTTCCGCGCTTGATGACCGTCTCGGAGATCGCGCTGGAGCACGGGGTCAGCCGTCAGACGGTGCACTCGTATCGGACGACGCGCGACGACTTCCCGAGGCCCGTCGAGGGTGAGGGCAGTACGCGTCCCCGGTTCCGTGCGGATGAGGTGGCCGCGTGGTTCGCGGCGAACCCGCCGCGGCCGGGCAAGCGCACAGACCTCGCGACCCGAGACGAAGGAGCGTCAATGGAGGCGACAGGAATCGCGGTCCCGCCCGGGGCGGCCTTGGAGGCGGCTCGCGAGTTCGTGCAGTGGCTGCGCGCCCAGCTCGACGAGGACGAGCGGGTCGCGCGAGCGGCAACGCTTGGGCCGTGGGTACAGAGCGGTATCGGCGACTACGGCTGGACCGTCGACTTCGGGCGTCCGGGAGCGGGAGTCGAAACTGCGGACACGGAACAAGGGCTCGCCGACGCTGACTTCATCGCCGTGCACAATCCGGCGCGGGTGCTGCGCGAGATCGACGCCAAGCGGCGCATCCTCGACCTGTACGCAACGGCCGTCGAAGATCGGTTGGCGCTGCGCGCCCGAATGCGCGAAGTGATCCACTCGGATGCTGACGAGTTCGGCCGTCTGCACCTGCAAGAGAGCGAGCTGATCAAGACCGCTGAGTGCCTGGCCCCAGTGACACGCCTGCTCGCGCTGCCGTACGCGGACCGGCCCGGATACCGCGAGGAGTGGGAGTGGCGGCCGTAG
- a CDS encoding PASTA domain-containing protein, which produces MRIRTTIGVLTAAALLTLTACEGTEDTGSSKPDAVAEEPSEQTKQDTATAETDTEAADTDTEASADAGSETATLPDFTGQGLQEAQDGAQAAGFFILTSSDATGAGRMQVFDRNWTVCSQTPEPGEHPTSTTVNFDTVKIGESC; this is translated from the coding sequence ATGCGCATCCGTACCACCATCGGCGTGCTCACCGCCGCAGCACTGCTCACGCTCACCGCCTGCGAGGGCACTGAGGACACCGGCTCGAGCAAGCCTGACGCCGTCGCCGAGGAACCCAGCGAGCAGACGAAGCAGGACACGGCCACTGCCGAGACGGACACCGAGGCCGCCGACACGGACACCGAGGCCAGCGCCGACGCTGGGTCGGAGACCGCGACGCTGCCCGACTTCACCGGCCAAGGACTCCAGGAAGCCCAGGACGGCGCGCAAGCCGCCGGCTTCTTCATCCTCACGTCATCCGACGCGACCGGCGCCGGCCGCATGCAGGTCTTCGACCGCAACTGGACGGTTTGCTCCCAGACTCCGGAGCCCGGCGAGCACCCGACGTCGACGACGGTCAACTTCGACACCGTCAAGATCGGGGAGAGCTGCTGA
- a CDS encoding helix-turn-helix domain-containing protein, with product MPNQYGRPVTEEDYQRVRELHALGMGLNAIAREIDRAQRTVSVIAAELGLTFDTSMTEEATRARVAQLAALRADTALDLHLDALRLTQQMWEPAVVFNFGGKDNTFASREVQEPPAVDKKALMSAAGIALEKSLKLVPPADDSGAEDAQSMLGKLMAGLKAVYDEAADEEAEGESP from the coding sequence ATGCCGAACCAGTACGGCCGCCCGGTCACCGAAGAGGACTACCAGCGCGTCCGCGAACTGCACGCCCTCGGCATGGGCCTCAACGCCATCGCCCGCGAGATCGACCGCGCCCAGCGCACCGTGTCCGTCATCGCCGCCGAACTCGGCCTGACCTTCGACACATCGATGACCGAGGAAGCCACCCGCGCCCGCGTCGCCCAGCTCGCCGCCCTGCGCGCCGACACCGCCCTGGACCTCCACCTGGACGCGCTCAGGCTCACCCAGCAGATGTGGGAACCGGCCGTCGTGTTCAACTTCGGCGGCAAGGACAACACCTTCGCCTCCCGCGAGGTCCAAGAGCCCCCGGCCGTCGACAAGAAGGCGCTCATGAGCGCGGCCGGGATCGCCCTGGAGAAGTCCCTGAAGCTCGTGCCGCCCGCCGACGACTCCGGCGCCGAGGACGCCCAGTCCATGCTCGGCAAGCTGATGGCCGGCCTCAAGGCGGTGTACGACGAGGCCGCCGACGAGGAGGCGGAGGGTGAGTCTCCTTGA
- a CDS encoding phage terminase large subunit, which produces MSLLDALPLPRKQIRSIVQAEARINAWEGSVRSGKTTASFVATAPTGGELVMVGRTRDTLYRYVIAPLMNPDLFGPLAKLIKYTNGAPIAYIMGRAVHVMGANDAKAEPKVRGMTCAGAYVDEATTLPKTFFDQLVARCSVKGAKIFTTTNPDNPAHWFRRDYLKRPAETRLRAWHFTLDDNPFLDPEYVASLKSTYVGLFYRRNILGHGSRPKAPSTRPSTSSATSSPTFRTSAAGCATRSTTARPTPTPTC; this is translated from the coding sequence GTGAGTCTCCTTGATGCGCTTCCGCTGCCCCGCAAGCAGATCCGGTCCATCGTTCAGGCCGAGGCGCGCATCAACGCGTGGGAGGGTTCAGTCCGGTCCGGGAAGACGACCGCGAGTTTCGTCGCGACGGCCCCGACCGGCGGCGAGCTGGTCATGGTGGGGCGCACCCGGGACACGCTGTACCGGTACGTGATCGCTCCGCTGATGAACCCGGACCTGTTCGGCCCGCTCGCGAAGCTGATCAAGTACACCAACGGCGCCCCGATCGCCTACATCATGGGCCGCGCCGTCCACGTGATGGGGGCGAACGACGCCAAGGCGGAGCCCAAGGTCCGCGGAATGACCTGTGCGGGGGCGTACGTCGACGAGGCGACCACCCTGCCGAAGACGTTCTTCGACCAGCTGGTGGCGCGCTGCTCGGTCAAGGGCGCGAAAATCTTCACGACGACCAACCCGGACAATCCCGCGCACTGGTTCCGCAGGGACTACCTGAAGCGGCCGGCCGAGACCCGGCTCCGCGCCTGGCACTTCACCCTGGACGACAACCCATTCCTCGACCCCGAGTACGTCGCCTCGCTCAAGAGCACGTACGTGGGCCTGTTCTACCGGCGGAACATCCTCGGGCACGGGTCCAGGCCGAAGGCGCCATCTACGAGGCCTTCGACGAGCAGCGCCACGTCGTCGCCGACATTCCGCACATCAGCCGCTGGTTGTGCGACGCGATCGACTACGGCACGACCAACCCCTACGCCGACCTGTTGA
- a CDS encoding phage portal protein: MPWPPTDPCVQNAIADWDAWYSNDPDRLGDLYLHRGIRELPENRPSQYRGGVIGAISRWFWGQPTEPGQKREKLHIPLAGDIARTSSMLLFSEPPTLTGSNDATKKRLEKLSEQLHPTLLEGGEVCAALGGAYLRLVWDEEISDPPWLTAVPADQAVPEFAHGRLRASTFWKVVEVDGNTVWQHLERHERGRILHALYVGTPGMLGRRVPLQDHPATEPLAREITREDWIETGAPKHLTASYAPNVRPARAWRNIPAAAYWGQSDFQGIEPLMDALDETWSSWMRDIINGKGRIVVPNSMLDSLWPGQGAAWNEDRRIYSGLNMLQRPGDPNPLEVVQFEIRVQQHMDTCSALVAEAARQAGYSASTFGERGDGQAVTATEIKARERRSLITRARKALYWQPAIAEALAAQLAVEAGPLFGVRGLDLEPPKVEFQDSISEGLGELATTVELLNRAEAASRETSVRILHPDWDDHQVMAEVDKILGETGRAVSDPMMSGAEGFHGAPHTMERDSGGAAQ; encoded by the coding sequence ATGCCATGGCCACCCACCGACCCATGCGTACAAAACGCGATTGCCGACTGGGACGCCTGGTACTCCAATGACCCGGATCGGCTCGGCGACCTCTACCTCCACCGCGGCATCCGCGAACTGCCCGAGAACCGGCCCAGCCAGTACCGCGGCGGAGTCATCGGCGCCATCAGCCGTTGGTTCTGGGGGCAGCCCACCGAGCCCGGCCAGAAGCGCGAGAAGCTGCACATCCCGCTCGCCGGGGACATCGCCCGCACCAGCTCGATGCTGCTGTTCTCCGAGCCTCCCACGCTGACCGGCTCCAACGATGCCACGAAGAAGCGGCTGGAGAAGCTGTCCGAGCAGCTCCACCCGACGCTGCTGGAGGGCGGCGAGGTGTGCGCGGCCCTCGGCGGCGCGTACCTGAGGCTCGTCTGGGACGAGGAGATCTCGGACCCGCCATGGCTGACCGCCGTCCCCGCGGACCAGGCCGTGCCCGAGTTCGCGCACGGGCGGCTGCGCGCCTCCACGTTCTGGAAGGTGGTGGAGGTCGACGGGAACACGGTGTGGCAGCACCTGGAGCGTCACGAGCGCGGCCGGATCCTGCACGCCCTGTACGTCGGCACTCCCGGCATGCTTGGCCGCCGCGTGCCCCTCCAGGACCACCCGGCCACCGAGCCGCTCGCACGGGAGATCACTCGCGAGGACTGGATCGAGACCGGGGCCCCGAAGCACCTGACCGCCTCGTATGCGCCCAACGTCCGCCCCGCACGCGCCTGGAGAAACATCCCGGCCGCCGCCTACTGGGGGCAGAGCGACTTCCAGGGCATCGAGCCGCTCATGGACGCCCTGGACGAGACCTGGTCCAGCTGGATGCGGGACATCATCAACGGCAAGGGCCGCATCGTCGTCCCCAACAGCATGCTCGACAGCCTCTGGCCCGGGCAGGGCGCCGCCTGGAACGAGGACCGGCGGATCTACTCCGGCCTCAACATGCTCCAGCGGCCAGGCGACCCCAACCCGCTGGAGGTCGTCCAGTTCGAGATCCGCGTCCAGCAGCACATGGACACCTGCTCCGCGCTCGTCGCCGAGGCCGCCCGGCAGGCCGGCTACTCGGCGAGCACGTTCGGGGAGCGCGGGGACGGCCAGGCGGTGACCGCGACGGAGATCAAGGCCCGCGAGCGCAGGTCGCTGATCACCCGGGCGCGGAAGGCGCTGTACTGGCAGCCCGCGATCGCCGAAGCGCTCGCCGCGCAGTTGGCGGTGGAGGCCGGGCCGTTGTTCGGTGTCCGCGGCTTGGACCTGGAGCCGCCGAAGGTCGAGTTCCAGGACTCCATCAGCGAGGGCCTGGGCGAGCTGGCCACCACGGTGGAGCTACTCAACCGGGCCGAGGCCGCATCCCGGGAGACGTCGGTGCGAATCTTGCACCCGGACTGGGACGACCATCAGGTCATGGCCGAGGTCGACAAGATCCTTGGCGAGACAGGCCGAGCTGTGTCGGATCCGATGATGAGCGGCGCAGAGGGTTTCCACGGTGCGCCTCATACGATGGAGAGAGATTCTGGTGGTGCAGCCCAATAA